CCGCGCCGTGCTCCACGGCGAGGGCCGCCGTACGGGAGCGGCTCTCGGCCTGGTGGACGAGCCACCAGGCGCTCCCGTACGCGAGGAGGACCAGTGCGGCGGCCGCGTACGCGAGCACCCACCGGGTGGTGGCCACCGCGTACAGCAGCAGCGGCAGCGCCGCCCACACGCCGACGGCGCAGATCCAGGCCAGGCGCCGGTCCCGTACGTCGATCCGCCGGACCGCGGCGCGCCCGTGGCGGGCCAGCGCCACCAGGTCGATGCCGAGGGAGAGGCCGGTGGCGCGCAGCCCGTCCGCGGTGAGTTCCACGTCCACGTCGCGGGCGAAGTCCTCGTCCAGGTGCGCCCCTGCGCACAGTCGGCGGGTCACCGCATCGGTGCGGTACTGCGCCAGCGCCGGTAACCGGCGTGCTGCCATGTGCCTCTCCCCCGTGTCCCCCGTGTGCCCCTCGGTCTTCGGCACACCCTACGGAAACGGGACCTGGCTGTCCCGCCGTTGGCCGTGATCAGCCGGGGGGACACGGGGCGGGCCGGGAGGGGCACGTACTCATGCCGGGTGTGCGGCGCGCGGGGCGGATCTGAGCATGCGTACTCAGGTCCGGCCGCTCGCGGGGTCGCATCGTGGGGGCATGCTCATTCAGCCGTGTGATCCGTCGCCGCGCGCCGGGATAACCGCCGTCGGCAGCCTGTTGCCCGAGGAGGTCCGCTCCTCGGAGGACCTCCAGCAGGAGGTGGCCCGCCGCAGCGGCCTCGTCCTGCCGCCGCGGCTGCTGACGCAGGCCACCGGGATCGTCTCGCGCCGGGTCGCGGGCGAGGGCGTGTACGCCTCGACGCTCGCCGTGGGCGCCGCGCGCCGGGCGCTGGCCGCCGGCGGGCTCTCCCCGATGGACATCGACCTGCTGGTGTTCGCCTCGGCGTCGCGCGACATGGTCGAGCCCGCGACCGCGCACATCGTGCAGGCGGAACTCGGTTCCCGGGCCCACGCCTTGGACGTCACCAACGCCTGCAACAGCTTCGTGAACGGCATCGACCTGGCCCGGGCCATGATCCTGGCCGGACGGGCCCGGCGGGCGCTGGTCGTGACCGGGGAGACCCCGAGCCGGGCGGTGCAGTACGCGCCGGCCGGGCTCGCGGAGCTGCGCGAGGGCTTCGCCGGGTACACGTTCGGCGACGCGGGGGCCGCCGTCGTCGTGGAGGCGGTGGAGCGCGGCGGGATCCTCGACGTGGACACCGAGACGCATTCCGAGCACTGGGCGGTCGGGGGCATCCCGGGCGGCGGTTCGCGGCACCCGCGCGGGGATGCGTACACGTACTTCCGCGGTGACGGGCACGAACTGCGGGGTGTTTTCGAGAAGGTGGGCACCGCGGTCATCGACCGGACCCTGCACCGTACGGGGATGGACTGGGACGACTTCGCCAAGGTGCTGGTGCACCAGGTGACGGTGCCGTACCTGGAGCGGTTCGCGGAGCTGACCGGGGTGCCGGCCGGGAAGCTGGTGGTCACGGTGCCCGAGCTCGGGAACGTCGCGAGCGCGAGCATCGGTGTGCAGCTGGACCGGGTGTTCGGTGAACTGGAGCCGGGGGAACGGGTGTTGTGTGTCGGGCTGGGCGGCGGGATCAGCATCATGACGATGGTCTGGGAGAAGTCGTGACGGAGCGGTTGTGGGTGGTCGTGCCCGCCCACCAGGAGGAGGCCCGCCTCGGCGACACCCTGCGGGCGCTCGCCGCCCAGCGCGACCGTGACTTCACGCTGCTGGTCGTCGACAACGCCTCGACGGACAACACGGCTGCGATCGCACGGGAGTTCGCCACGGGCGCGCCGTTCGCGGTGGAGGTGATCGAGGAGCCGCAGAAGGGGGTCGGCTCTGCCGTGGACACCGGATTCCGGTACGCGATCGACCGGGGCGCGACCCTGCTCGCGCGGACGGACGCCGACTGCCTGCCGAGGCCCGGCTGGACGGGCGCGGCGCGGGCCGCGCTCACGGCCCGTCCGGGCCTGGTGTGCGGGCGGATCACCGCCCGGCGCGACGAGCACGGGCCGATCGGCCGAGCCGGTTTCGCGGGGCTGGTCCGGCTGGCCGCGCTGTTCGGACGGCTGCGGCCTGAGCACGCCGCCCGAAGGGGCGGCTTCAAGGCCCCGTACCGCATGCACGCGGGGAACAACATGGCCATCACCGCCGAGCTGTACCTCGCCGTCGGCGGGATGCCGCGGCGCCCCTCGCCCACCGACCGGCTCTTCCTCAACGCCGTACGCCGGCACACCGACCGGATCACGCACTGTCGGCGGATGGTCGTGGAGAACTCCACCCGCCGGCTGCAGGCGTACGGGATCGCCGGCACGGCCCGCTGGTACCTCGACCAGGGCAGCGGCACCCACGGAACGGACCCCCGCTGATGCTCGACCGACTCGACCACGCGCTGCGCGCCCGCCCCGAGCGGGCCGCCGTGCTCACCGCCACCCGCACCGGGGCCACCCGGGTCCGGGCCACGCGCGGCGAACTCGCCGAGCTGGCCGACGCGTTCGCCGCGGCCCTGCACGCGCGCGGGCTGCGCGCCGGGGACACCGTCGGGGTCGCCGTCCGGCCCGGGCCGCGGGCGCTGGCCGTCATGCTCGCGCTGTGGCGGCTCGGGCTGCGCGGGGCCGTGCTCGACCCCGGCGCGGGGCCCGACGTACTGCGCGCCCGGCTCGCGCTGGCCGAGCCCTCGCTCGTCCTCGCCGACGCGGCCGCGCAGGCCGTCGCGGGCTGGGCCCGCCCGCTGGCCCGCCGGGCCCGGCTCGCCCTGCCCGACCTGGCCTCGCTGGGCGCCCCCGTGGCCACCGTCGGGCGGCGGCTGCCCGGCTGTGCGCCCGCGCTGGACCCGGACGCGGCGCGTGCCGGGGTCCCCGGGCAGGGTCGCCGCCCGGCGTACGGGGACTCCGACGCCGACGCGGTGATCGTCTTCACCTCCGGGACCACCTCGCAGCCCCGGGCCGTGGTGCACACGCGGGCGAGCCTGGCCGCCGGGATGGCGTCCGTCTCCGCGCTGTTCGGCGCCGCGGATCCGGCCCGGGCGGGCGATCCGGTGCTCGGGGGCACCTTCTTCGTCCTCGTGCCCTCCCTCACGCACGGCGCCCCGGTGGCGCTCCCGGCCCGGTCCCCGGCGGTCCTGGCCCGGCAGCTGCGCCGGCTGCGGCCGCGGGACACGTATCTGACGCCGCCGCAGCTGCGGGACGCCCTGGGCGCGGGGGCGCGCTTCCGCGGGCGGGTGTGGACGGGCTCGGCGCCGGCGAGCGCCGAGCTGCTGTCCCGGGTGCGGGGCGCCGGCGCCGAGGAGGCGTGGGGCGTGTACGCGCTGACGGAGCTGTTCCCGGCCGCCGCGGTCGAGGCACGCCAGAAGGCGGCGTACGAGGGCCCCGGCGACCTGGTCGGGGCCCCGCTGCCCGGGGTCACGGCGAAGCCGGACGAGGACGGCCAGCTGCTGCTGGCGGGGGCCGCGGCTCGCCGCCGCTACCTGGGCGAGGAGCCCGAGCCGTGGGTGCGTACGGGAGACCGGGCGCGGCTGGACGGAGCGGGGCGGATCGTCCTCGAGGGCAGGAGCAAGGACATGGTGCTGCGCAGGGCCGAGAACATCTACCCGGGCCTGTACGAGCCCGCGCTGCACGTGCCCGGGGTGGAGCTGGCCGTACTCGTCGGCATCCCGGCGGGCCGCGGCGCCGAGTCCGCGGGCGACGAGCGGCTCGTGGCCCTCGTACAGCCGCAGACAGGGGTCGCCGAGCCGGGGCTGCGCGCCGCCTTGGCGGGGCCGCTGGGGCGGATGGGCTCCGCCCGCCCCGACGCCGTGCTGTTCGCGCGGGTCCCGCTGGCGGGACGCTCCCGCAAACCCGACAGGGCGGCGGCCGCGGCGCTCGCGGCGGCCCGGCTGAGCGGGACCCGATGAGCCGGGCCCGCGCCCGGCGGCGCGACCGCCGGGTGTACGTACGCAGCCACCCGCTGCTGTTCGCGCTGCTCGCCGCCACCCGCGGCCGCCCGGTGCGCCGCCTCGGGGGCACGCTGCTGGTCCACGACGCTTCGGCCTACCGCGAGGCCCTGACCCGCCTCCCCCTGGACCGCACGGCCCCCGGCACCACGGGCGCCGCGGCCCGCACGGCACTGGCGGGGTCGGCGGAGCCCGCCCGCCCGGCGCCCACCGGTCCGGCGGAGCCCGACCGCAGGACGGCCGACGCGGCACGCGCGGTGCTCGCCGGGTCGGCGGAGCCCGGCCGGGCGACGGCCGGCACCACCGATGGCGCGGCACACACCCCGCGCGCGGGCTCGGCGGAGCTCGGCCCTGCGGCGGGCGGCATCGCCGGCGGCGTGCTGTTCGATCAGGAGGGCAGCGGGCACCGCGCGGACCGGCGGGGGCTCGCGCAGGAGCTCGGTGCGGCCGGTGTGGAGGAACTGCGCGCGGTGTGGCAGCCGTTGCTCGCCCGCCGGCTGGCGCCGCTCGCACAGGGCGGCGAGGTCGACGCGGTCGCGCTCGCGCGGGAGCTGGCCGGCACGGTGGTCTGCCGGCTGCTGGGCGCGGAAGCCGGCCCGGTGGAGGTGGCACAGGCCGCCGCCGACGCCGCGGCCGCGTCGGTGCGCACCCATCTGCCGGGCCCGCACCGCCCGGGCGCGAAGGCGGCTGCCGCCCACACGGCGCGCAGGCTCCAGTCCCTCCTGGGCCGCCCTCTCGCCACGCCGCTCCCCACGCCCGTGCCCGGCTGCCCTCATGGCGCGGCGGCCCACGGCGTCCCGGGCGCCGATGGGGCTGCCGCCCGGTGCCCTCAGGGCGGAACGGCAGCCGGCGCCGAGGTGCCGGGCCGCGCCGCCTCGCCGCCCGGCAGCCGGGCGGGTGGGGGCGATGCGCTCGGTGCGATGGTGGCGGTGGCCGCCGTCAACACCACCGTGGCCGCGCTGCCGCGGGCGGTGGCGTGGTGCGCCGACGCCGGTCTGTGGGAACAGGCCGCGGACCCGGTGCTGCGGCTCCGGCTGGCCGACGAGCTGCTGCGGGTCACCGCGGCCTCGCCGCTGCTGCCCCGCGTGGCGGCGGCCGACGGGACGGTCGGCGGCTGCCCGGTCCGCAGCGGCGACCGGCTGCTGCTGGTCGCCCGGCATGCCGCGGAGGCACACCGCCGCGACCCGGACGCCCTCGCCCCGGCCGATCCGGCCCTGGCCCACCTGGTGTTCGGCGCCGGCCCGCACGCCTGCCCCGGCGCCCGCCTGGCCCGCGTCCAACTGGCCGACACCCTGGCGGCCCTGGCCCCGTACCGACCGGTGGTGACCCGCGCCCGGGTCGACCGCCGGGCCGCCCTGCCGGGCTGGCGCCTGCTGACCGTGAAGGCCACCTCATGAACGCCGACCGGACCGGCCGGACCGCCGCCGGAGCGGACCGCTCCGCCGGCGTCGGCCGGGGGGTCGGGGGGCTGCGGGTCGCCGTGACCGGGGGGAGCGGGTTCTGCGGTGGGCACGTGGCGCGGGCCACCGTGGCGCGCGGGGCCGAGGTGGTGTGCCTGGGACGGCGGCCCGGGCCCGTCGGGGAGCACCGGTTCTGGGATGCGGCCCGCGAACTGCCGGACCTGGCCGGGGTCGACGTCGTCGTGCACTGCGCGGCCGCGGTCGGCGACCCGGCCCCCGGATCCCCCGCCGAGGCGGAGATGTACGCGGTCAACGTCACCGGCACCGAACGGCTGCTGCAGGCCGCCGGAGGCCGGCCCGTGGTCTGGGTGAGCAGTGCCAGCGTCTACGATCCGCGCCGCGACCGCGGCCTGGTCCGCGAGGACCACCCGTGCGCCGGGCAGTTGAACGCCTACGGCCGCACCAAGGCGGCGGGCGAGGCCCTCGCACTGGCCGCGGGGGCGGTGGCGCTGCGGCCGCGGGCCGTCTACGGCCCCGGCGACGGCACCCTGCTGCCGCGGCTGCTCTCCCGGGTCCGGGCCGGGACCCTGCTGCTGCCGGGTCCGGACGTCCCGCTCAGCCTGACGGCGGTGGAGAACCTGGCCGATGCCGCGCTCGCGGCGGCCGACGGCTGGGCCCCGGGCGCGTACAACGTGGCCGACGCGGCGCCCTACGCGCGCGACGCCGCCGTACGCCGGGTCCTGCACGCGCACGGCATCGCCGCCCGTATCCGCCACCTCCCGGTGGGGGTGGCCCGTACGGCGGCCCGCGCGGCGGAGGTGCTCGCGCGCACCGGCGAACCGGCCCTCAGCCGCTACGCGGTGGACCAGCTGGCCCACCCGGTGGTCCTGGACCTGACCCGGGCCCGGGCCCAGGGCTGGACCCCGCACCGCACGCTGGACGACTATCTCGCCACGCTCGCCCCGGGCGGCCGGACCGTCCCCGGCGACTGACGCCGACGGCGCTTGCGCCGGCCCCCTTGCCGCCCGTCGCGCTGCTCGTGCCCCGGTGGAACCCGGGGGCGGGGTGTGCGGGGTGGGACCGGTCGGCGGGGCTCGGTCCCCCCGCGCCTCAGCCTCGCCGACCGGCGTTTTCAGGCCCCCGTTCAGACCCCCGCCCAGACCCCCGTTCAAGCCCGCGTCCGGGCCGCCGTTCAAGCCGCCGTTCAGGCCGCCGTTCAGGCCGCCGTTCAGGCCGTCGCCATCCTGCGGCGCAGGCTCAGCGGGCGCATGTCCGTCCACACCGCGGCGATGTGGTCCAGGCATTCCTGCCGCGTGCCCGTCGTGCCCTCGGCGTGCCAGCCCGCCGGCAGCTCGCGGTCCGCACGCCAGATGGAGTACTGCTCCTCGTCGTTGCGCACGACCCGGTAGCCGCTCTCGTCGGTGTCAGTCATCGCTTCGGTCCTCCGCAGTCGGTCGGTGATCCGGTTTCGTCCGGTCTTTCCGTCAATGGCTCACAGCGTGCCGCTGCGGCCCGGGCCGCCATAGGGACAAACGCGCAGAAGGACCGGCGGTCGGTGCTGCCGCTCCTTCCCTGGTGACGCCGGCCCGCGCGGCGGCAGTGTTCGGGGCAGCCAGGGTGGCGTCCGAGAGGTACAGCGCCGCCGGCCACGCCACCCCATCAGGCTGGAAGGAGCTCCGCCATGTCGGACACCCCAGAGACCGTGCACCTGCCCACCGGCGGGTGGCGGTTGTGGGAGCACTTCGCACTCCGCGGCCCGGGTTTCCCGGCCGAGGGGGTCCTGCGCATGGCTCCGCCCGGACTCGCCCTGGCCGCCGACAAGTTCGGGCCGGGCGACACCCTCGCCGGCCCGGACTGGGAGGCTTTCACCGGGGCCTTCGACACCGGCGCGGTCCGCACCGCCGAGCTGCTCCAGGACATCGCGGCCTCACCGCGCTTCCGGGCCGCCGTGGCCTGGCAGAACCCGGCCGTGCTGCGCACCGGCATCGCGCCGTTCCTGAACTGGACGCCGACCGCGGCGGGTCGGACCAGCATGCCCCGCCAGCGCGAGGAACTGGTCGCCCACTACTGGCAGCGGTTCTGCGTCAAGAACGACACCATCGGGTTCTTCGGCCCCGTCGGCTGGGGGCGCTGGGATCTCGCCACGGACGGGGTACGGGTGGACCCCGGCGCCGGCGGGTTCCTCGCCGACTCTCGGGTCTACTTCGCCAGTTGGGCCATCGACGCCCTGGCCAAGTCGCTGAACGCGGACCCCGCGCTGCGGGCGTGGATACCCCCGCGCCGGGTGTCCTTCGTACGGGCCGAGGGCCTGTCCGTGCATCTGCCGGGCCGGCCGCCGCAGCCCATCGGCGAGAGCGCCCGCGCCGTACTGGACCGGTGCGACGGGACCCGGCCCGTGGCCGCGATCGCCGAGGCACTGGGGATCCCGGTGGCGGAGGCGACCGAGACCGTGCAGTGGCTGCTGGCCAAGCGCTGGGTGCACTGGCGCCTCGACGTGCCGACGGGCACCTACCCGGAGCGGGAGCTGCGGACCGTCCTGGAGCGGATCGGCGATCCGGCCCTGCGAGACCCGGCCCTGGAGAAGCTCGCCGTCCTGGAGCGCGGACGGGACGCCGTCCAGGCGGCCGGCCTCGACGCCGAGGCGCTGACCTCGGCGATCGGCGCCCTGGAGGCCGACTTCGCGGCGCTGACCGCCACCGACGCACAGCGCTCCAAGGGCGCGCGGACCGCGCCCTGCCGGGGGCTCGTGTACTCGGACGCGCGGCGCGCGGCGACCGCGACCCTCGGCACCGCCCTGCTGGACGAGCTCACCCCCCTCGCACAGTGCCTGACCGCGGCCCGCTGGCTGACCAACCGGTTCGCCGAGCGGGTCGGGGCGCGGCTGCGCGAGGTGTACGAGCGGCTGCGTGCGGCCGGCCCGGTGGACCTGGGGTCGATGTGGCTGGGCTGCCTGCCCTCCCCGTACCCGGAGGCGGGCCGGGACCTCGACGCCGTCCAGGCGGAGCTGCGCGCGAAATGGGCGCGGATCCTGGCCGTGCCCGAGGGAGCGCGCCGGGTCAGGGTGTCCTCGGCGGACATCGCCGAGCAGGTGCGGGCGGAGTTCGAGGAGCCCGGCGCGGGCTGGTCGCTGGCCCGCTACTTCAGCCCGGACGTGCTGCTGCTCGCGGAGAACGCGGACGCCGTGGCCCGCGGCGACTTCGAAATGGTGCTGGGCGAGATGCACAGCGCGCTCAACACGATGGGCGCCTCGCTCTTCGTCCACCAGCACCCCGACCGGGACGAGCTGATCGCGGAGACCACCCGCGACTTCCCCGGGCCGCGACTGCTGCCGATGCTGCCCAAGGAGCTGCCGCTGAAGTGGTCGACGCGCAGCAGGCCTTCGCTGGACCGGCCGCAGGACTACTACGTCTCGCTGGTCGACGACACCGGCGACCCGCACCGCCCGCGCACCGTCCTGTGCGCCGACGTCGCGGTGGAGGACCGGGACGGCCGGCTGATGGCGGTGCTGCCCGACGGGGCCGCGTTCGACCTGCTCGACGTGTACGCGAACACCCTGACGCAGCGCGTCATGGACCGGTTCACGCTGCGCCCCGAGGGCGACCACACGCCGCGGATCAGCATCGACAAGATGGTGGTGGCGCGCGAGACCTGGGCCTTCCCGGCGACCGAACTGGCCTTCGCCGACGAGAAGTCCGAGGCGAAGCGGTACGTACGGGCCCGGCACTGGCGCGAGGAACACGACCTGCCCCGGTTCGTGTTCGTGGTCTCGCCGACCGAACCCCGGCCGTTCTACGTGGACTTCGACAGCCCGGTGTACCTGACCATCCTCGCGAAGGCCGCACGCCGGCTGGCCCGCAAGGACCCCGGGGCCAAACTGAAGATCAGCGAGATGCTGCCCACCCCGGAGCAGGCCTGGCTGACCGACGACCAGGGCGACACGTTCACCTCGGAGCTGCGCTTCGTGGCCGTCGACCGGACGGTCACCGACCTCTCGCGGCCCGCGGACGGGAGCGCGTGATGCGGACCTTCGTCGACGACATCGCCGCGCACGCCGCCCTCGATCCGGACCGGGTCGCCGTCACCACCCCCGCCGGCGAGGTGACGTACGCGGAGCTCACCGCCCGCATCGACGCCCTGGCGGCGGTGCTGCGGGCCCGCGGCGCCCGGCCGGAGACGGTGTGCGCGGTGGCCGTGGAACGCGGCGTGGACGCCGTGGTGGCACCGGCTGCCGTGGTGCGCTGCGGCGCGGCGTTCCTGGGCCTGGACCCGGAGCAGCCGCCCGCCCGGCTGGCGGCGCTGGCCCGCAGCGGCGGCGCGGAGCTGCTGGTGACCGCCTCGGCCCTGGCGGGCGGGCTCGACCTGCCGGTCCCGGGGCCGCCCGTCCTGCTGGACCGGCCCGGGAGCGCGGCCGGCGCGGACGGGGGGCCGGGCGGGCCGCTCGGCGAGCGCTCGCTCGCGTACGTCAGCCACACCTCCGGGAGCACCGGGGAGCCCAGCGCCGTGCTGGTCGAGCACCGCGGACTGGACTCGTACCTGCGCTTCATCGCCCGCGACTACGGGCTGGGGCCCGACACCGTGGCCCTCCAGCTCGCCCCGCTCGGCTACGACGCGTCCCTGCGGGACACCTTCGCCCCGCTGCTGGCGGGCGGGCGGCTGGTGGTGGTGCCGCGCTCGGCGCTGCTGCGGCCCGAGGAGTTCGGCGCCGTGGTCCGCGAGCACGGGGTGAACGCGCTGCTGAGCACGACCCCGTCGTTCCTGTCGTTCCTGGCCGGGCAGCCGAACGGGGCCCGGCTGCTCGCCGGGGTCCGACTGGTGGTCTCCAGCGGCGAGTCGCTGCGGCCGTTCCTGGCGGCCGGGGGGCGGCCGCTGGTCCGGGGCAGCCTGGTCAACCAGTACGGCCCGACCGAGTGCACGATGACCTCGACCCGGTACGCCGTGCCGGCCCGGCCGGACGTCCTGAGCGACACCGTCGGCACCCCGATCGACGGCGTGGCCGTACGCCTCCTGGACGCCGGGATGTCCCCGGTGGCCGACGGGGACACCGGGGAGGTCTACATCGGCGGGGCGGGCGTGGCCCGCGGCTACCGCGGGCGGCCCGCCCGTACGGCCGAGTGCTTCGTACCGGACCCGTTCGGTCCGCCCGGGGCGCGGATGTACCGGACCGGCGACCTGGCCCGGACGGGTCCCGACGGGCTGGAGTACCTGGGGCGCGGTGACCGGCAGGTGAAGATCCGCGGCTACCGCGTCGACCCGGCCGAGGTGGAGGGGGCTCTGCTGTCCCATGCCGGGGTCACGGGGGCGGTCGTCACCAGCGAGAGCGACGCGCAGGGGCGGGTGTTCCTCGTCGCCCACGTCACGGGGGACCTGGCGGGCACCACCGACGCCGCCCTGCGCGCGCACCTGGCCGTCGGCCTGCCCCCGCACCTGATGCCGCGGCGGTTCGTGCGGCTGGCGGAGCTGCCCACCACCCGCGGCGGCAAGGCCGACCGCCGTGCCCTCTCGCAGACGGGAGGCCGGTCATGACCACCGCACCTGCGGCGCCTGCCGCGCCCGTCACGTCCGGCGGGCCGGCCGGCGCCGTGCGCGCCCCGCTCGGCCCGGCCGACGTGGCGGCCGCGGCCGCGCGGATCGCCGGGCACGTCCGGCGTACCCCGCTGCTGCCGGGGCTGCCCGCGCCCGACCTCCACCGGACGGGCCGGCGGCTGCTGCTGAAGGCCGAACACCTCCAGTACGGCGGCTCGTTCAAGCTGCGCGGGGCCGCCAATGCGGTCCTGGCGCTGGGGGCCCGGCGGATCGTCACCGGCTCCTCCGGCAATCACGGCATCGCGCTGGCCCGCCTGGCGGCCGCGCTCGGCGCCGAGGTGACCGTGGTGCTGGCCGGCGGGGCGCACCCCGCGAAGATCGCCCTGATCCGGGCGCTCGGCGGGCGGACGCTCGGCGTGCCGGGCGGTGTCGCCGAGCGCGACGCCCGGGCGCGGGCGCTGGCCGAGGAGACGGGCGCGGTCCTCGTGCCCTCCTCCGACCACGAACTGGTGGTCGCCGGGCAGGGCACGGTCGGCCTGGAGATCCTCGCCGAGGTGCCCGACGCAGAGACCGTGTACGTGCCGACCGGCGGGGGCGGGCTGCTCGCGGGGGTGTGCCTCGCCGCGTACGGGCATCCGGTGCGGGTGGTGGGCGTCGAGCCCGCCGGCAGCCCCCGCTACGCCCGGTCCCTGGCCGCGGGGCACCCCGTACGGCTGGCGCCCGGTGACACCGTCGCCGACGGGCTGCGCGGCCAGCAGCCGGGGGCGGTGCCGTATCCGGTCATCCGGGACCGGGTCGACGACCTGGTCACCGTGTCCGACGCGGAGATCCTCGCCGCGGCCGCGCTGCTGCGGCGGCGCGGGATCGAGGCCGAGCCGTCCGGCGCGGTCGCGCTGGCCGGGGCGATGCGGGCGGGTCGCGGGAGCGGCCGCGCCGTCGCCGTCGTCTCCGGCGGCAACACCACGGCGGCCCTGACGGCGGCCGCGGCAGCCGCCGCGGCCCCCACCGCTTCCCGTACCGAACGACCCCCGCACGCGGCCCGCACGGCCCGCACCACCCGCACCACCCCGACGTCTCACACCACCCCCACCACCCGTTCGCTCCTGGAGGAGATCTCATGACCACGACCGTGACCGAGACCGAGCACCCGACCGCGCAGCTGACCGGCGCCGCCCTGACCGAGCTGGTCGTCTCCATCTACCGCGAGACCATGGGAGTGGCCGACCTCGACGAGCAGAGCGACTTCTACGAATGGGGCGGCGATTCGCTGACCGCGTTCCGGATCACCGCACGGCTCGAGGAGGCACTCGGGGCAGAGGTCCCGGTGGCCCTGGTCTTCGCCTACCCCTCGCCCGCGGACCTCGCCGACGTCGTCCACGCCGACTTCGTCCGGGCATGAGGGGCCGGCCATGACCGATACCTACGTGCCCGGCGGCCGCTGGCGGCTGTGGGATCAATTCGCCCTGCGCGGGGCGGGTTTTGCGGCCGGGGGCGTGCTGCGGCTGGCCCCGGACGGGCTGGCCGCGGCCGCCGACAAGTTCGAGCCCGGCCAGGGCCCGGCCGCCCTGGCCGGGGAGCGGTGGGGGGAGTTCACCGCCCTGTTCGCCGACGCCCAGGTGGAGGTGGCGCACACGCTCCAGGAGATCGCCCGGATGCCCGCCTTCCGGGAGGCGGTGGCCTGGCAGAACCGCCCGGTCCTCGGCTCCGGGATCACGCCCTTCCTGAACTGGACGCCGACCGCGGCG
The Streptomyces sp. NBC_01296 DNA segment above includes these coding regions:
- a CDS encoding lantibiotic dehydratase, which codes for MSDTPETVHLPTGGWRLWEHFALRGPGFPAEGVLRMAPPGLALAADKFGPGDTLAGPDWEAFTGAFDTGAVRTAELLQDIAASPRFRAAVAWQNPAVLRTGIAPFLNWTPTAAGRTSMPRQREELVAHYWQRFCVKNDTIGFFGPVGWGRWDLATDGVRVDPGAGGFLADSRVYFASWAIDALAKSLNADPALRAWIPPRRVSFVRAEGLSVHLPGRPPQPIGESARAVLDRCDGTRPVAAIAEALGIPVAEATETVQWLLAKRWVHWRLDVPTGTYPERELRTVLERIGDPALRDPALEKLAVLERGRDAVQAAGLDAEALTSAIGALEADFAALTATDAQRSKGARTAPCRGLVYSDARRAATATLGTALLDELTPLAQCLTAARWLTNRFAERVGARLREVYERLRAAGPVDLGSMWLGCLPSPYPEAGRDLDAVQAELRAKWARILAVPEGARRVRVSSADIAEQVRAEFEEPGAGWSLARYFSPDVLLLAENADAVARGDFEMVLGEMHSALNTMGASLFVHQHPDRDELIAETTRDFPGPRLLPMLPKELPLKWSTRSRPSLDRPQDYYVSLVDDTGDPHRPRTVLCADVAVEDRDGRLMAVLPDGAAFDLLDVYANTLTQRVMDRFTLRPEGDHTPRISIDKMVVARETWAFPATELAFADEKSEAKRYVRARHWREEHDLPRFVFVVSPTEPRPFYVDFDSPVYLTILAKAARRLARKDPGAKLKISEMLPTPEQAWLTDDQGDTFTSELRFVAVDRTVTDLSRPADGSA
- a CDS encoding 3-oxoacyl-ACP synthase III family protein; this encodes MLIQPCDPSPRAGITAVGSLLPEEVRSSEDLQQEVARRSGLVLPPRLLTQATGIVSRRVAGEGVYASTLAVGAARRALAAGGLSPMDIDLLVFASASRDMVEPATAHIVQAELGSRAHALDVTNACNSFVNGIDLARAMILAGRARRALVVTGETPSRAVQYAPAGLAELREGFAGYTFGDAGAAVVVEAVERGGILDVDTETHSEHWAVGGIPGGGSRHPRGDAYTYFRGDGHELRGVFEKVGTAVIDRTLHRTGMDWDDFAKVLVHQVTVPYLERFAELTGVPAGKLVVTVPELGNVASASIGVQLDRVFGELEPGERVLCVGLGGGISIMTMVWEKS
- a CDS encoding cytochrome P450, with product MSRARARRRDRRVYVRSHPLLFALLAATRGRPVRRLGGTLLVHDASAYREALTRLPLDRTAPGTTGAAARTALAGSAEPARPAPTGPAEPDRRTADAARAVLAGSAEPGRATAGTTDGAAHTPRAGSAELGPAAGGIAGGVLFDQEGSGHRADRRGLAQELGAAGVEELRAVWQPLLARRLAPLAQGGEVDAVALARELAGTVVCRLLGAEAGPVEVAQAAADAAAASVRTHLPGPHRPGAKAAAAHTARRLQSLLGRPLATPLPTPVPGCPHGAAAHGVPGADGAAARCPQGGTAAGAEVPGRAASPPGSRAGGGDALGAMVAVAAVNTTVAALPRAVAWCADAGLWEQAADPVLRLRLADELLRVTAASPLLPRVAAADGTVGGCPVRSGDRLLLVARHAAEAHRRDPDALAPADPALAHLVFGAGPHACPGARLARVQLADTLAALAPYRPVVTRARVDRRAALPGWRLLTVKATS
- a CDS encoding MbtH family protein, which translates into the protein MTDTDESGYRVVRNDEEQYSIWRADRELPAGWHAEGTTGTRQECLDHIAAVWTDMRPLSLRRRMATA
- a CDS encoding NAD-dependent epimerase/dehydratase family protein, which codes for MNADRTGRTAAGADRSAGVGRGVGGLRVAVTGGSGFCGGHVARATVARGAEVVCLGRRPGPVGEHRFWDAARELPDLAGVDVVVHCAAAVGDPAPGSPAEAEMYAVNVTGTERLLQAAGGRPVVWVSSASVYDPRRDRGLVREDHPCAGQLNAYGRTKAAGEALALAAGAVALRPRAVYGPGDGTLLPRLLSRVRAGTLLLPGPDVPLSLTAVENLADAALAAADGWAPGAYNVADAAPYARDAAVRRVLHAHGIAARIRHLPVGVARTAARAAEVLARTGEPALSRYAVDQLAHPVVLDLTRARAQGWTPHRTLDDYLATLAPGGRTVPGD
- a CDS encoding class I adenylate-forming enzyme family protein; translated protein: MLDRLDHALRARPERAAVLTATRTGATRVRATRGELAELADAFAAALHARGLRAGDTVGVAVRPGPRALAVMLALWRLGLRGAVLDPGAGPDVLRARLALAEPSLVLADAAAQAVAGWARPLARRARLALPDLASLGAPVATVGRRLPGCAPALDPDAARAGVPGQGRRPAYGDSDADAVIVFTSGTTSQPRAVVHTRASLAAGMASVSALFGAADPARAGDPVLGGTFFVLVPSLTHGAPVALPARSPAVLARQLRRLRPRDTYLTPPQLRDALGAGARFRGRVWTGSAPASAELLSRVRGAGAEEAWGVYALTELFPAAAVEARQKAAYEGPGDLVGAPLPGVTAKPDEDGQLLLAGAAARRRYLGEEPEPWVRTGDRARLDGAGRIVLEGRSKDMVLRRAENIYPGLYEPALHVPGVELAVLVGIPAGRGAESAGDERLVALVQPQTGVAEPGLRAALAGPLGRMGSARPDAVLFARVPLAGRSRKPDRAAAAALAAARLSGTR
- a CDS encoding glycosyltransferase family 2 protein codes for the protein MTERLWVVVPAHQEEARLGDTLRALAAQRDRDFTLLVVDNASTDNTAAIAREFATGAPFAVEVIEEPQKGVGSAVDTGFRYAIDRGATLLARTDADCLPRPGWTGAARAALTARPGLVCGRITARRDEHGPIGRAGFAGLVRLAALFGRLRPEHAARRGGFKAPYRMHAGNNMAITAELYLAVGGMPRRPSPTDRLFLNAVRRHTDRITHCRRMVVENSTRRLQAYGIAGTARWYLDQGSGTHGTDPR